The Rickettsiales bacterium genome includes a region encoding these proteins:
- a CDS encoding acyl-homoserine-lactone synthase: protein MNTRIITIENMHKYGDVMPSMLRLRYKEFKARQNYDVPVFKEMEYDVYDTPAAVYVVWQDDDGIVRGCSRMSPTDRPYMIKDIWPGMVTRINMPEEDSIWESSRFAIDSELSASMRQRVKLEILQAKIEFALSLDIKGMIGVMPPLIWRAVFVNSGWPINNIGEVTILDSGEKVVAGWINVNREILDNIKNRTEIYHSLIEDEEVLHRESVNIRNLYTTINPSKNRIMEAI from the coding sequence ATGAACACACGCATAATAACAATAGAGAATATGCACAAATATGGCGATGTTATGCCTTCAATGCTGAGGTTACGCTATAAAGAATTCAAAGCAAGACAGAATTATGATGTACCGGTCTTTAAAGAGATGGAATATGATGTCTATGATACTCCGGCTGCTGTTTATGTTGTGTGGCAAGATGACGATGGAATAGTTCGTGGCTGCTCAAGAATGTCCCCTACAGACCGCCCTTATATGATAAAGGATATATGGCCAGGCATGGTTACACGCATTAATATGCCTGAAGAAGATAGTATATGGGAGTCATCAAGATTTGCTATTGACAGTGAACTATCTGCCAGCATGAGACAAAGAGTTAAATTAGAAATTTTACAAGCAAAAATAGAGTTCGCATTATCCTTAGATATAAAAGGAATGATTGGAGTTATGCCACCGCTTATTTGGCGAGCTGTATTTGTTAATTCTGGATGGCCAATAAACAATATCGGTGAGGTTACGATTCTTGATAGTGGTGAAAAAGTAGTGGCGGGATGGATTAACGTGAATCGTGAGATACTTGATAATATAAAAAATAGAACTGAGATATATCATTCATTAATAGAAGATGAGGAAGTTCTACATAGGGAATCAGTTAATATTAGGAACTTATATACGACTATTAACCCCAGTAAAAATAGAATTATGGAGGCTATATAA
- a CDS encoding type I secretion system permease/ATPase: protein MSKFTRLDKILRSLRPVWLSVGISSFFINLLILPISIYSLQVLDRVMSTGSVETLLWLTLIMLAMFAAAGLLQTLRSVTLQRVADWLHEAISEFVLPLVLVQGKSGGSGAQHLRDASLIKQFIGGQGLVTMVDTPWSVLYIIALFIVHPILGSLVVAGVIILLILGWLNEAAMRRPAGEAGARQVMAMQELELATRNAEVTKAMAMEAALSSRWRKLQKNISQLQMQAGSRSSVIQGGTKFIRLALQVMVTCVSAWLAIYGHVTVGAIIAASILASRALAPFEAAIASWRSFTDVRAAYKRLKIVFSEEGKNDENMELPKPEGTLAVENLSYLVENREEAILKNISFSLDAGESLAIIGASGSGKSTLARLLMGIYEQSEGVIRFDGADIRTLPREQFGKSVGYLPQDVELFAGSVKENIARFNENFLPEDVVGSAQLANAHELILRLQNGYDTQIGNGGAMLSAGQRQRVGLARAFYGNPCLLTLDEPDANLDEAGITALTSALKFAKERKITTLLITHRNALLSHVDKLLVLRDGKVAAFGAACDVIAAYASKHKPQMASDKVEA, encoded by the coding sequence ATGTCTAAATTTACCCGCCTAGATAAGATATTACGTTCACTAAGACCCGTATGGTTATCAGTTGGGATAAGTAGCTTTTTTATTAACCTGCTTATACTACCTATCTCAATATATTCGTTGCAGGTTTTAGATAGGGTGATGAGTACAGGCAGTGTTGAGACTTTGCTATGGCTTACCCTGATAATGCTTGCCATGTTCGCGGCAGCTGGGCTTTTACAAACTCTTCGTAGTGTAACTTTACAAAGAGTTGCCGACTGGCTACATGAGGCCATCAGTGAGTTTGTACTACCTTTAGTGTTGGTGCAGGGGAAGTCAGGTGGCAGTGGCGCGCAACATTTACGTGACGCTTCATTAATCAAGCAGTTCATTGGTGGGCAAGGCTTGGTTACTATGGTTGATACACCATGGTCAGTTCTTTATATAATCGCTTTATTTATCGTACACCCTATTTTAGGCAGTTTGGTAGTTGCTGGTGTTATTATTTTACTTATACTTGGCTGGCTAAATGAAGCAGCTATGCGCCGCCCTGCTGGTGAGGCAGGGGCTAGGCAAGTAATGGCAATGCAGGAGTTAGAACTTGCTACCCGTAATGCTGAAGTTACAAAAGCGATGGCGATGGAAGCAGCTTTATCATCACGCTGGCGTAAATTGCAGAAAAATATATCGCAGCTTCAAATGCAAGCGGGAAGCCGTTCCTCTGTTATACAGGGCGGAACAAAGTTTATCAGGCTAGCGTTACAGGTAATGGTAACTTGCGTGTCAGCATGGCTTGCTATTTATGGTCATGTTACGGTTGGGGCGATTATTGCCGCTTCTATTTTAGCTAGTCGCGCACTAGCACCGTTTGAGGCGGCGATTGCCAGTTGGCGTTCATTTACTGATGTAAGAGCAGCTTATAAACGCCTTAAGATAGTATTTTCTGAGGAAGGAAAAAATGATGAGAATATGGAACTTCCTAAACCAGAAGGTACGCTAGCTGTTGAGAATTTATCTTACTTAGTAGAAAATAGAGAAGAAGCGATTCTTAAAAATATAAGTTTTTCACTGGATGCTGGAGAAAGTCTTGCCATCATTGGCGCGAGCGGATCCGGTAAATCAACACTTGCCCGCCTGCTTATGGGTATATATGAGCAAAGTGAAGGAGTAATCCGCTTTGACGGAGCTGATATAAGAACTCTGCCAAGAGAGCAATTTGGAAAGTCCGTTGGTTATCTGCCACAAGATGTTGAGTTATTTGCTGGTAGTGTAAAAGAAAATATCGCTCGCTTTAATGAAAATTTTTTACCGGAAGATGTTGTTGGTTCCGCACAGCTAGCAAATGCCCATGAACTTATTTTACGTTTGCAGAATGGTTATGACACCCAGATCGGAAATGGTGGCGCAATGCTTTCGGCTGGTCAGAGGCAGCGTGTTGGTCTAGCAAGAGCATTTTATGGCAATCCGTGCTTACTAACGCTTGATGAACCAGATGCTAATCTTGATGAGGCAGGAATAACAGCCCTCACCAGTGCCTTAAAATTTGCGAAGGAACGTAAAATAACTACTCTGCTTATAACCCACCGTAATGCTTTGCTCTCGCACGTTGATAAGCTTCTAGTTTTACGTGATGGCAAAGTGGCGGCGTTTGGTGCTGCCTGTGATGTTATAGCAGCTTATGCGAGTAAACATAAGCCTCAAATGGCAAGTGATAAGGTAGAAGCATGA
- a CDS encoding LuxR family transcriptional regulator, whose amino-acid sequence MEDAFNILEKNLKELGFDRVVYSLITDHPSLQLKKGHGILRNYPDDWMKYYYSKDYFEVDPVIKVIKQTSGPFLWNKLPELKNGLDKDEHVLMEEAREAKLLDGIGISLHGAYGEIVGMGVASSSGQVDLDRNTVSLVYSLCTQFHVLYRNMEEKSSPIIQLSKREKEVMNWAASGKSRGVIADILNISDETVKTYIERIFIKLQVSSIQMAVVKAISLGLITPDLCHNHKILSE is encoded by the coding sequence GTGGAAGACGCCTTTAACATACTTGAAAAAAACCTAAAAGAACTAGGGTTTGATAGAGTAGTTTACTCTTTAATTACAGACCATCCGAGCCTACAATTAAAAAAAGGTCATGGAATTTTAAGAAACTATCCAGATGATTGGATGAAGTATTATTATTCAAAAGACTATTTTGAGGTGGATCCTGTAATTAAAGTTATTAAGCAAACCAGTGGTCCATTTTTATGGAATAAATTACCAGAACTCAAAAACGGTTTGGACAAAGACGAGCACGTTCTAATGGAGGAAGCTAGAGAGGCAAAACTTCTCGATGGAATTGGTATATCGTTACATGGAGCGTACGGTGAAATAGTAGGGATGGGAGTAGCCAGCAGTTCTGGACAAGTTGATTTAGATAGAAATACGGTTAGCCTTGTCTACAGTTTATGCACACAATTTCATGTTTTATATCGTAACATGGAAGAAAAATCTTCTCCGATAATACAATTATCAAAAAGAGAAAAAGAGGTCATGAACTGGGCAGCATCTGGTAAAAGTAGAGGAGTTATCGCTGATATATTGAACATAAGTGATGAAACTGTCAAAACATATATAGAACGTATTTTTATAAAACTGCAGGTTAGCTCTATACAAATGGCTGTAGTAAAAGCTATTTCTCTTGGTCTGATAACACCTGACCTATGTCATAATCATAAAATTTTGTCTGAGTAA
- a CDS encoding toxin-activating lysine-acyltransferase, with the protein MVNNKNNILAIMPPDKRSRLLGDILTLMTASSAHADYKIKHFSEVVLPPVQLNQYRIYHDASNRPVGFVSWAKFSKEVEDKFLNESKPLTLEEWASGDIIYIMEFIAPFGHAKRIISDLKKHYPNHKAHAVRFNPATNCKKLMVFASEGNVIDERKAEG; encoded by the coding sequence ATGGTTAATAACAAAAATAATATTCTGGCTATTATGCCGCCTGATAAGCGCAGCCGTTTGCTTGGTGATATTTTAACTCTTATGACCGCTTCCTCCGCCCATGCTGATTATAAGATTAAGCATTTTAGTGAAGTTGTTCTGCCGCCAGTGCAGTTAAATCAATATCGTATTTATCATGACGCAAGTAACAGACCTGTAGGCTTTGTGTCATGGGCGAAGTTTTCTAAAGAGGTGGAGGATAAATTCTTAAATGAGTCCAAGCCGCTTACTTTAGAAGAATGGGCAAGTGGTGATATTATCTACATTATGGAGTTTATCGCCCCGTTCGGACACGCGAAAAGAATTATCAGCGACCTGAAAAAACACTACCCAAACCACAAAGCCCACGCCGTGCGCTTCAACCCAGCAACCAACTGCAAGAAGCTGATGGTGTTTGCTAGTGAGGGGAATGTGATAGATGAGAGGAAGGCGGAGGGATGA
- a CDS encoding helix-turn-helix domain-containing protein, translating into MTDSNINILIGRNLRLRRIELGLSQEAVAREIGISFQQVQKYEKGSNVININRLMDFAEVLRTDIDYILKQSKTGKSDKHNDSYDNPNITSEREILEMIKVFKQIKSHEIRKKIVDLARTVVEK; encoded by the coding sequence TTGACAGATAGTAACATAAATATTCTAATAGGCAGAAATTTGCGTCTGAGGCGAATAGAGCTTGGATTAAGTCAAGAGGCTGTCGCAAGAGAGATCGGTATTAGCTTTCAGCAGGTACAAAAATATGAAAAAGGATCTAACGTTATAAACATAAACAGATTGATGGACTTTGCTGAAGTCTTACGGACGGACATAGACTATATTCTGAAGCAGAGTAAAACAGGGAAGTCTGACAAACATAATGATAGCTATGATAATCCAAATATAACCTCTGAACGTGAGATTCTAGAAATGATAAAAGTATTCAAGCAGATTAAAAGTCATGAGATACGCAAAAAAATAGTAGATCTAGCACGCACAGTAGTAGAAAAATGA